TCGCGTCGTCGATGGGCTGGGGTACGCGGCGTGTACCGTCGGTGGAACCGACGCGACGGCTGCGGTCGAATCGCTCGTCGACGACGTCGCGCGGCCGGACGTCCGGTACGTCCTGCTCGGCGCAGTCGCCCCCGCGTGGTACAACCTGCTCGATCTTTCGCGGATCCACGAGGCCGCCGAGCGGCCGGTTCTCGCCGTGACCTTCGAGGCGAGCGACGGCCTCGAGGCTGGCCTCAGAGATGCGTTTTCCGGACCCGAACTCCAGCAACGACTGGAGACGTACCGATCGCTCCCCGATCGTCGCGACGTGTCGGTCAACGACGAGACCGTCTACGTCAGACACCTCGGCTGCGACGCCGACGAGGCCCGCGAGATCGTTCGCGCCTTTACACCCGACGGGGGTCGCCCGGAACCGCTCCGGGTTGCCCGGCTGGCGGCGCGGGCGGCGAACGCGTATCTCGGTGATCGGGAGTGAGATCGTCGATCCGTTTCGACGAACGGACGGCTACCGGTATCACTGGCGGACGAGGACCTCTCTCGTTCTCATCAAAAACAGCGTGCTGAATACGGCGGGGTAGTCAGCATGTGGTTTCTAGTAGCTTCTGCGGATTTCAACGGAGCCGGGGATTTCGGATGTTGCGCGGCGTAACGCTACTATCCAGGTCCAAAGGCCGCGATATCGGCTCCCACTGTCGCCAGTGCGTCGGCGGGGTTCGGGTCGCTGTCGGCCAGATGCGTGTACTGGTGTTCCGGAATGCGCGACAGTGCTGTCGTGACGGCCTCGCTGTATGTCTCGACGCCCGGTTCCGTCGGGTCATTGCCACCCCAGACGTCTCGGATGACCGTCATTGAATCGATGCGCACGTCCAGCCTGCGTGGCTCGTAGCGAGCCAACAGTTCGGAGAGTCCGAGTTGGAGGGCGACGTATTCGGCGGTGTTGTTCCCCGTTCGGGAGCCGACGGGTCGGCCGAGACGGACGAGTTGGTCCTCCGCAGCGTCCGTGATGACAGCGCCCGCACCCGCGGGGCCGGGGTTGCCGCGTGAACTGCCATCGACGTAGAGGACGAACGTGTCGCTCGTCGGTTCGGGGACGGATGGTCGGGTGAGTCCCGACGCGAGGAGGCTTTCGAGCGCGCGACGCAACTCGGGCGGGGTGGTTGCGGGGTCGAACAGACCGCCGTAGCCGGGGACAGCATCGTCGATGGCGTCGGTGGCGGCCGCCACCTCGTAGCCGACACCTGCGAGTACCTCGTCAACGAGCGTGGCGAGCGGCGAGAGATGTTCGGCCGGGAGAGGGTCGTCGGTCACGTCACTTGTCCCTTCGGGCTTCGGTTCCTGGCCCTCACACTCTCGTTCCCGGCCGATCTCGTTGGCTGGTCGCACCACTGCATATAGATCCTCGGTGGTCAAGCGGGATAATCTCTTCACGTGGCACCGGCGGCAGACCGTTTTGGATCAGTCGGCCCCTTGAACTCCTCGGTGGCTGGCACAAATGGCCTGCTGAATACAGCGGATGGGCCTTGTTTAGACGCTAGTGAGAGCGGTGCTGTGGCTCAATTCTGATCTTCCAGACGAGACCTCGTCGAGAGTTTTGCCCCTCGACCGAGGTGATGGTGTTGCTCCAATCTCGATAAAACGGCTGCAGAACCGAAATTGTAGAGTCCAGTTCCACGATGGCGATTCCATTTCCAACACCTATATATCTACTTTCGGTCTGTGGACCTCGTTACCCTCGAATTTTCGCGTCTAAACACGGCCCAGAGGATGAATTCAGCAGATCGGTAACGATAGGGTACAGCGTTAACGGTAGGATTCGTGGCCTACAATAACAAGCTGTGACCTTGTTACTTCATTCCATGGTTAAATGTACTCGATGCGGCCGTGATGTGGATGATCTTCAAAGCATCACGCCAGATGTTATCACGAAAGAACTAATCGACTCAGTCGATCGCGGCGAAGAAGACCTTGCCGGGGAGGATGATATGAGAGTTTGCGCCGAGTGTATGGATGAACTGAAGGGAGACTGAAAACGAAACGGGTATCATTACTGACGATTTCAGCACGATCTGGATTATAAGATTCGCGCCCTCTATTCAGCAGGGGTTGACCAACTCACCGAGATGTTGTCAGAAAAGGCGTGCTGGCTACGAGGTTATATGCAGCACGGCAACCTCGGTTATTTCGCCCCTTGATTCTGGATTCCCGGTAGAGAACCCGCGAATTGAGCATTGCGACGTCCGTGGCTATAGACGAAATTCACAATTCAAAAGTACACACATTCTTTCAAAAGGAATACTTTTTCCCAGGTCCTGGTCGATTGAGAGTATGAGTTACGGAATACCCTCTCTGCAAGTGGCGACGGGCGTTGTATTTGCTTACGTAATGCACTTCGTGGCAACTGCCTTGCACGACTTCTTCGGCTTCCTGTTCTCTGGCATGTTGACCGTCTTTGGTCTGTACATAGCCGCTCACGGGCTATTTACTGGTATCGAGGTAGCTGTGAATGGACCGTCAACCGACAATAATTCGGCTGAAACACGATAGCTGAGTGGCTCAATTGCACTTATCTCTGTGAATTACACACGCTGTGGTGAACAACTACCAGCCCACGTGATCGGCCCCTACTCGTGCCACATTCGCGCCCTGTATTCAGCACAACTCGATCGACGTCGTCCGGGCCTGACAGATTCTCGAGCGATCGCGTCCGAAGTAGATTGCATCGCGACTGCCACGACTCGAAAGAGGTAGGAGGCGGCCGCGTGTCCTGCCGGCCATGGGAGAGATGGAAGATCTCCGGGTCACCGCCTGCACCCGGTGTCCGGACCTCGTCGACTGTCGGAGTCGGATCGTCAACGGCACCGGCCCAGAGGACGCCGACGTGCTGTTCGTCGGCGAGGGGCCGGGTGCGAACGAGGACGAGCAGGGCGAACCGTTCGTCGGTCGCAGCGGCACCGTTCTGGACGACGCGCTCCGAACCGTCGGGCTCGATCGGGAGACCGTCCGCATCACGAACTGCGTGCGCTGTCGGCCGCCCGAGAACCGCGACCCGACGACCGAGGAACTCGAGAACTGCCGGGAGTACCTGGAGCGGGAGATCGACCTGCTCGACCCGGACGCGATCGTCACGCTGGGGAAGGTGCCCAGCGAACACCTGCTCGATCGATCGGTCGCCGTGACGAAGGAAGCCGGCGACGTCGCCGACGTGCGGATCGAGGGGACGCCGCGGCGAGTGTTGATCTGCGTCCACCCGGCGGCGACGCTTTACGATCGGAGCCAGGAGGAGACCTTCGAGACGACCCTCCAGCGGGCGGCGGACCTCGCTGGCGTCGACGGCAGCGACAACGGGAGCGGACAGACCCGACTCGACGGGTTTTGAGCGCGACAGGGACGCAAGATGCCCGGATCTCGGCCCGATTCCCCGGTTCGACCCGGAAACTATTGCCGATATGTATGACGCGACTGGAACGTCCGTCGAGCAAGCAGGACGGAGCGGTACCGCGTCTTCGGGGGCGAGACCGTCTCGACGGCGTCGTGACTGCTGGTCGTACTTACCGTGACCAAACCGGGAAAGTAGCCGTCGGCCCGAGTGAGGGTAGTGATTGACGACTCGATTTCTCTCTCACGACGGGAGTATCTCGCGGGAACGAGCGCTGTCGGAACGGCGGCCGTCGCCGGCTGCTTCGGGAGCCGATCGAACGAACTCACGATCGCGCACATGCCGATCTTTCCCGATCTGCAGTACTTCGTGATGGAGTCCGAGGGATTCCTCTCGGAGATCGACGCCGAGATCGACAGCCGGGAGTTCACCGACGGCCCGGCCATCGTCCAGGCGTACGGTGGCGGCGAAATCGACATCGCGATGTTCGGCATCGTGCCCGCGATGATCGTCATCGACCGTGGGATTCCGGCGACGGTGACCGCGACGAATATCAAAGAACCGATGGCGATCATGGCCCACGAGGAGTTCCAGACGCTGTGGGACGACCACGGCGCCGACGCCTTCGAGGTCTGGAAAGACGACCGCGGGGAGACGTTCCGATTCGGAACGTTCCCGCAGGGGTCGGTCCCCGACGTCTTGCTCCGGTACTGGCTCCGCGAGGAGGTCGGCGTCGATCCCGACGAGGCCGTCGATATCATCGAGATCGGCGGTGCGAACGCGGTGTTCCAGGCGATCGCGAACGACGAAATCGACGGCACGTCGATCATGGAACCGGTGCCCACTCGCGCCGAGTCGGAGGGCCTTCCGGTCCAGCTTTTCCGGACGTCGGCCGAAATCATGCCCGGACAACCCGCCGCCGTCACGCTGATGCACGACGAGGTCCGCGACTCGGACGTTGCGTCGCAGTTCCTCGAACAGCACGTCCGTGCGACGGATTTCATCCACGAGAACCCGGCGGAGACGGCCGACATCGTCGAGGACGGGATCGGTATGCCGGCCGAGCAGGCCCGACGGGCGCTCGACGGACCGCTCGCGAATTTCGTCACCGATCCGCGCGAGATCGAGAACGGGACGGAGATCTTCGCGTCGTTCGCACACGAGAACGGCCAGATCGACGACGAACTGTCGACCGAGGACGTCTTCGACTACGACCTCTACGATGGAGTCACATCGTGACGACGGAGGGAACCGACCGATGGCAACCGACGTAACACAGGAGATCGACCGGCCGAACGCGACGAGCAGGCTCCCGTTCGTTGACGTCGACCTCCGACGGCTCCTGTTCGGTGCCGGGGGAATCGCCGCGTTCGTCGCGCTCTGGTGGCTCGGCTCGCTCGTCCAGCCGTCGTACGTTCTTCCGTCGCCGATCGCCGTCGCCGAGACGTTCGCCGCCGAGGCCGCGAGCGGGGACCTGACCGCGGCGCTGGGACAGAGCGTCCGTCACTGGCTCCCGGGTGCCGTCGTCGGGACGGGCCTCGGAATCGGCGTCGGCATCGCACTGGCGTGGAGTTCGGTCCTCGACGACGTCTCGTCGCCGGTCGTTCGCGTGCTCCGACCGGTGCCGCCGCTCGCGCTGGTCGGCTTCGCGATCGCGTGGTTCGGCATCAACCACGCCGGCGCGGCGTTCATCATCGCCGTCGGCGCGTTCTGGATCAACTTCTACGCCGCCTACGGCGCCGTCGAGGGGGTGTCGGAGGACCTGCTGGACGTCGCTCGCAGTCTCGGCGTCAAGGGCAACCTCGAACTCGTCCGATCGGTGGTCGTGCCGGCCGCGTCGCCGGAACTCATGACCGGCATCCGGACCGGGATCGGTCGATCGTGGATGCTCGTCGTCGCCGCCGAACTCTTCGGCGTTCCCGGAATCGGCCGTGAAATTCTGCGGGCGTCGAACAACCTGCAGGTCGACGCGGTGATCACGTACATCCTCGCGTTGAGTCTCGTGTTCCTCGTCGTCGATACCGCGTTCCGCGCGGCCCAGCGGAGGGTTCTGGCGTGGCGGTAGACGATACCGACGCTTCCCGCGTCCGGGTCGACGGCGTCGGGAAGCAGTACGCCACCGAACAGGGCCCGGTGCAGGCACTCGAAGACGTCTCGTTCGAGGTCGAACCCGGCGAATTCGTCTGTCTCGTCGGCCCCTCCGGATCCGGAAAGACGACGCTGTTTCGCGTCGTCGCCGGCCTCGAATCGCCGACGTCGGGGTCCGTCTCCCTCGACGGGACGCCGGTCAGGGAACCGAACCCCGACATGGGAATCGTGTTCCAGGAGTACCACCTGTTCCCGTGGCGGACCGTCCGTGGGAATATCGCCTTCGGGCTGGAGCGGACGGACGTCTCGACGGACGACCGGGAACGGCGCGTCCAGCACCTCGTCGACCTCGTCGGACTGGACGGGTTCGAGGACAGTTATCCGAAGGCACTCTCCGGCGGGATGAAACAGCGCGTCGCACTCGCACGGGCGCTGGCCGTCGATCCCGCGCTCCTCCTGATGGACGAACCGTTCGGTGCCGTCGACGCGCAGACGAAGGAACGGCTCCAGACCGAACTCCTCGAGATCTGGGATCAGACGGGCAAGACCATCCTGTTCGTCACGCACGACGTCGAGGAAGCCGTGAAACTCGCGGACCGGATCGTCGTGATGGCGAAAGACCCGGGTCGAGTTCGCGAAATCGTCGAGATCGATCTTCCGCGCCCCCGATCGCGCGCCGACGAGGCGTTCGGCGAGTACTACGAGCGCGTTCTCGATCTCATCCGCGCCTGACCGACTTGTCACTTCGTGTTGACCGTCACCGATCGGATTCTCGCGTCGAGTCGATCGTCACCGATCGGTTTGTGACCCCATTTCGAATCCGTCCGATCGGGCCGGGGCCAAGCGAACTGCCAGTCGCCGTCGCGTTCGGCCCGTGCGCACCAGGTGATTGCTCGAAAGGTAATACACTTCAACGCGCCGCGCCGAGTGGGCGTATGAGCAGCGTCTCGTCCGCACAGGAGCAGTCGCTCGCCTCCGTGGTCGTCGTCGACTACGGACTCGGCAATCTGCGTAGCGTCACCCGCGGACTGGAGCGTGCGGGTGCCGACGTGGAGATCACCGACGATCCCGAGGCCTTCCACGCGGCCGACGGCGTCGTCCTCCCCGGCGTCGGTGCGTTCCGCGAGGGCGTCGAGAACGCCGATCCCCTCCGCGAGGATCTCCTCGAAGTCGCGGAGACCGGAACCCCACTCTTCGGCATCTGTCTCGGAATGCAGATGCTACTCACGACGAGCGAGGAAGGCGAAAACGAGGGCGAGTCCGCGGTGCAGGGCCTCGACCTGATCCCCGGCACCAACGTCCGGTTCGCGGAGGGCCAGAAGGTCCCCCACATGGGCTGGAACGAGCTCTCCGTCGATCGCGATCACCCGCTGGTCGAGGGTGTGGATGGAGAGTACGCCTACTTCGTCCACTCCTACTACGCGGTGCCGGACGACGAAATCGCGACCGTCGCGACCACCGACTACGAGATCGAGTTCCCTTCGATCGTCGCCAGCGAGGACGGCACCGTCTTCGGGACGCAGTTCCACCCCGAAAAGAGCGGCGAGACGGGCCTGCAGATTCTGCGGAACTTCGTCGAAATTTGCGCCAGCGAGTGAGGGTGTCGTAGAACTCTTCCCACGGTGTTGATTCCACCTATTTCGATGGTGAATGCACGCTCTGTACTTCTCGAATTAGGGTGCACGCATAGTAGGAGAGTGTCGACCGCGATCGGACTCGGCTTCGTCGCTTGAGGCGAACGGCACCGCCCGTTTTCGGGTAGGAGACCGCTCGTCCGTTCTCGAGTGGGAGTCTTCTGGTTCCGGGTTGGTAGTGGTGTCTGTGCCCACTACTGCTGGCACCGGTTACGTCGCGATCCCGGCCTCCGTACCGATACGACGGACCCAGATACTCCCCGATCGACCACCGTTTCGAGTCGACACATTCCATCACATCCTTACAGCGGCACCACGGGGTGTGTACCCCCCGATACAGCGGCACTCCGGAGTGGAAATCAACCGAATACGCATCTATCGTGGCATTTTTGACCTGATTCAGCGGAACTCCGGTGCCCGTTCCGTGGATCGAACAACGGCCGTGAATGTTTCTCCTCGGCCGTAATTGCCTCCTCTCAGAGCAGTTCGCGCACGTCCGAGTACCACATGTCGTGGTAGTCGACGTAGCCGACCCGGCGAGCGATCGCGACGGCGATCGCGTGCCAGCAGAGGTCGGTCGGATCGTCGGCGTCGAGGTTGTACTCGCTGTCCTTGCAGGTACAGCCGCCGTCCTCGACGATGTACTCGTCCTCGTAGCCGACGACGATCGTGAAATCGCGGTAGGCCTTCACCCGGTTCTCGCTGACGGCTTCGATGGCACGGGCTCCGCGATCGCCGTGCAACTGTGTGATCCGCTCGACGATCGCCGGCGTCAACTCGCCCGCCTCCTCGAGGGCGGCCTGCCAGCGATCGACGGGTGTGGCCTCCGACACGTGCGGAACTGTGCACCGAACTGTAAAATTGGTTTGGTTGTGTCGCCGTCAGGGCGGGCCGAACGACGCCTCGAAGCGTGATTTCCGGCGAGTCGGGCGGGAACGGGTATCGCTGCTGATCCCCGTCCGACACGTCGCATCACCTGCTTGACCGGATGCACCGGGAAAGAACGAAATTCGGCCTCCCTGACGCCTAGCGTGACCCAAAAATGGGTTCAGCGTCGAGGAGTACTGAAGGTTCGCTGGCGCCGAAGTACGGCTGTTGCCGGAGGACGGGGTGCTGTCGTCGCCCTTGGCCTGCTGTACGTCGTCCTCGCAGTCGGGTGGGCGATCGGACAACTGACCGCTGGCAAACCGGTTTCGAACGTGGCGCTCGTCGCCTGTTTTATCGGCATCCCCGGTCTGATCCTCCTGTACGGCGGCTATCGGTTGCCGCGAACCGACGTCCGGCCCGAGTTCTACCCCACGGTCGCGAACTGGTGTCTTGGTGGGGTCGGGCTGCTGCTCGGAATCCTCGCCCTCTACCAGTTCGAGCCCGCCGCGAGCGTGACCGATCCGTTCCGGGCGGTGCCCGTGCTCACCGTGTTCGGGAGCGTCGCCGGCTTCGGCGTCGGCGTCAACGACGCACTGGCCAAAACACGAGCCGCCGAAATCAGGTGTCGCAATCGGGAACTACAGCGGATCAAGGACCGGTTCGACGAGACGGTAGCTCGACTCGAGGTGGCCAATCGGGAATTCGAGGAATCGAACGAGCGTCTCGAGCAGTTCGCCTACGCGGCCTCCCACGACCTGCAGGAGCCCCTGCGGATGATCACGAGTTACCTCACGCTCATCGAGAACCGGTACGCCGACGAACTCGACGACGACGACGAGGAGTTCATCGAGTACGCCGTCGACGGGGGGGATCGGATGCGCGCGATGATCGACGGCCTGCTCGAGTACTCCGCGTCGAAACGCAGGGCGAGCCGTTCGAACCGGTCGAACTCGATGACGTGTTCGCGAACGTGCGGAAGGATCTCGAAGTGCAACTCGCCGAAAGCGACGCCACCGTGGATACCGAAGCGTTGCCCCGCGTCGAGGGCGACCGCAACCAGTTACGCCAACTGTTCCAGAACCTGCTCTCGAACGCGATCGAGTACAGCGGCGACGAACCGCCACGGGTGCACGTCACTGCCGAGCGAAACGGATCGAACTGTACGGTGTCGGTCGCGGACGAGGGAATCGGTATCGATCCGGCCGATTCCGATCGGGTCTTCGAGGTGTTCCGACGACTTCACGGCCGCGAGGAGTACGAGGGAACGGGGATCGGGCTCGCACTGTGTAAACGGATCGTCGAACGCCACGGCGGCGAGATCTGGGTGGACTCCGAACCCGGCGAGGGCTCGACGTTCTCGTTTACCCTGCCGGCCGCCGACCGGGGCGAGTGACGCCGCGGGAGAGGCGGTCCGAAGGAATTCGTCGGCGCGGTCCGGACGAGGTCACGACGGTTTTCGACCGCCACCGTTCAGCGGGAGTATGCGCGTCACCGGGAACAGCGCCGAACTCGAGGGTCCCGGGAGCACTCTGAGGGCGTCGAGGAGGCGCTACAATCCGCGACAGAATCGAATCAGGACCCGAATTGCGGGCCACGGGGACGGGACCTGCCTCGATACGATTACTGCCAGCGGGGTCTTCCTGTCCGTGCGACGGCTATGTGACCCGTTCAGTTGTCTTCGTCTTCGGTGTCGCCTTCGTCCATGCCGTTCTAGTTTGCGTCGTCGGAATCTCCCGATGCACCTTCGAGGACGATCGTGACTTCTTCGTCCGTCTCCTCCTCGACCGTGACCGACTCTTCGACGGTCTCGAACTCGTCGTCGAGACTCTCGACGGTGATCGTGTGGTCGCCGGTGTGGACGAGCGTCGAGACCACGATCTGGCCGTTCTGGATCTCCTGACCGTAGTGGAGGGTGGTATCTTCCTCGTCGTGAGCGATCGTCACTTCGACGCCCGTCGAGATAGGGTCTCCGTCCTCGTTCTCCAGGTTGATCGTGAGTTCGCCCGGATTGTCTAGTTCGAACTCGTCGTTCTCGTCGCTGTCGTTCTCGTCGTCCGCAGTTTCGTCGGAACAGCCTGCGAGTGCGACCGTCGTCAGGGAGGCTATCGTGGAACCAAATCGGCGGCGGGAGAGCGATTTTTGGACCATATCGGAGCGTGCCGGTACGCCCGTATAAGCTTTCAGATTTCTTTAACTATCGTTCGGTGGTACCACTCACCACACGAGCGTGGACGATCGGTCGGCGAGCCAGCCGATCTGCCGATGCTGAAGAACGTCGGAGTCCCGTCGGCCGAGACCACGCCGTTTTTCGATCTCCGCCGACGAGAACGGGTATGCGCGTCACCGAGGGCGGCGTCGAACTCGAGGTACCCGGCGAGCAGACCGAGGGCGTCGAGGAGGCGGTGTTCTACAACCCGCGACAGGAGTTGAACCGGGACCTGACGATCGCGACGCTGCGGGCCTTCCGCGATCGGGAACCGCGAGCGGAATCGTACCTCGACGCGATGACCGCCAGCGGCATCCGGGGCGTGCGTGCCGCCGTCGACGGCTGGGACGTCACCTGCTGTGACGTCGACGAGGAGGCGGTCGACCTCGCCCGAGAGAACCTCGGGCGCAACGACCTGGAGGCGACGGTCGAACACCGCAACGTCAACGGTCTGATGCACGACGAGGTGTTTGACGTGATCGACCTCGACCCCTACGGGACGCCGATGCCGTTCGCCGACGCCGCCTTCGCGAACTGCCGCGACCTCGTCTGCGTCACCGCGACCGACACCGCGCCGCTGTGCGGGGCCCACTTCGACAGCGGCGTCCGCTCGTACTCCGCCGTGCCGCGGAACACGGACTACCACCCCGAGATGGGCGTCCGGATCCTCCTCTCCGCGCTCGCCCGTAGCGCCGCCCGGTTCGACGTCGGCGTCGAACCGATCCTGACCCACGCGACCAGCCACTACGTCCGGACCTACCTCGAACTCGATCACCGGGCGACGTCGGCCGACGCCGCGATCGACGAGTTGGGGCACGTCTACCACTGCGAGGACTGTCTCTACCGCGAGCACGACCCCGGGCTGATCGCCGACCCGATCGAGACCTGTCCCCACTGCGGGGACGATCGGATGCTCGCGGCGGGGCCGGTCTGGCTCGGCCCGGTGCACGATCACGACTTCGTCGAGGCCGTTCGTGCGGCGGTGCCGGACGCGTTCGGCACCGCGGAGAAGGCGCGAGAACTCTGCGAGACGCTCGCCGCCGAACTCGACACGCCGACCCACTACGATCAGCACAAACTCTGTCGGAACTGGGGGCTGCCCGCCAACGCGATGGACGATTTTCTCGCCGACCTTCGCGACGCGGGCCACGCGGCCTCGCGGGCCCACTACGGCGGAACGACGTTCAAGACGGACGCGAGCGTCGGCGAGATCCGTGCGGCGACCGAGGACAATCTCGACTGATCGGGCGGCGACGCCGTGTCGATCGGCCGCCCGAGAAGCCGTGACTCGCGATCGTAAAGTCCGTGGCCCGCGGCCGTAAGTACCGGTTGCCTCCGAGTAATGCGGGTACGTGGGAGCAGAACGCCCGGTAGACGGGGAGAGAAACACCCGAGAGACGAAACCGCCGGGACGCGGGCAGCACGATCGCCGGAAATGGTCGATTATTTGGGAACGATATGCATACGTTATGCTGTTGCGTAGCGTACGAGTGGACGGTGAAATACGCCATGGAAAAGAACGTCGGCGGATACGACCGCGGAATTCGGTTCATCGTTGGGCCGGTACTGCTGATCGTCGGTATCGCCGCAGTTGCTGGGCTGCTCTCGATCGCTGCCGGGGCCGTCGGCGCGGCCCTCGCCGTGCTCGCGCTCGTCGTCGGTGCGGTGCTGACGACCACCGCGATCACGCAGAAGTGTCCCATGAACTCGTTGCTCGGTGTCAACACCTACAAGGGAATGGCCCGCTCAGAGTCGGAGACCGGCGACCCGCAGGCTGGTCGACCCAGCTGAACCCGATTTTTGCGACGGCGTTGCACTGCTCGATTTGGGCGTGCCGTATCCGACTCGTGGCACGAGCGAAGCGCCGAGTCGTCCGGAAACCGGAGACTACGGCGCTCGGATCGGCCGGTGTGGGCGATCTGGATCGGGGACGCGTTCGACGAACAACTATCGTCTCTCCGGGAGAGTCGGTACCCGTCACTGCTCCCCTGCAAGCCTCTGCTACACGATCGCATATTTGGCCCCATCCCGCATAGAGAGACGTGTGATCGACTACAGACAGGGACTCGCGTTCACGCGTCGACTCGCCGGCCTCGCGAAACGCGAGCAACTGACGCTGCTCGCGGCCGGGGTCGCGTTCTACGGGTTCATTTCGCTCGTCCCGCTCGCGCTGCTGACGGTCGCGCTCGCGGCTTCGATCGGCGGGGAAGCACTCGCAATCCGACTCTCGACCGCCGCCAGTGACGTGCTCACGCCGTCGGCACAGGAACTGCTCGCGGAGACGATCGTCGACGAAACCGGCCGTACGGGGGCGACCATCGTGGGGATCCTCGGCCTGCTCTGGGGATCGAGCCGGGTCCTGTGGGGACTCGATCGGGCCTTCTCGCTGGTGTACGGTACCGGGGGCACGAAGTCGCTGCTGGACACGATCTGGGACGCCACGATCGTTTTCGCCGTGATCGCGCTCGGACTCGCGTTCGTCGGCGCGCTCGAGATCGGGATCCGCGTGTTTCCGTTCGCCGGCGTCTTCGTCGTCGGTCAACTGTTCGTCCTGCTGGGCCTGGTCGCGACCTTCCTGCCGCTGTACGTGGTGTTTCCGGACGTCGACGTCGGATTTCGCGAGGCCCTTCCCGGGACCGTTTTCGCCGCGATCGGCTGGTACGTCCTGAGCCGGACGTTCTCGCTGTACGCGGGTCTCGCCGGCGACTACGCCGTCTACGGCGCACTCGGAGCCGTCTTTCTCGTCCTCGTCTGGCTGTACGCCGGGGCGATCGTCCTCGTGTTCGGAGCCCTCCTCAACGCGGTCCTCGCCACCCGTGAAGTGGATCGGCAGCTACAAAGTCCCCGCGCCCGACAGTTTTCCACAGAAGCGATGACCGACGACGCCACGGGTGCCGACGAGGGCGAGGGCGGCGGCCACGACGAGAGCGCCGGGGCGGGCGGTGAACCCGATCACGACGAGGGGGCCAGTATCGATCGCGAACCCGGCGACGAGCCCACGGGCCAGCGATCGCGGACGACCGCTCGCACGCGCGACCGATCGGCCGACCCCGAAGCGCTCCGGGAGGAGATCGAACGGCTGCGCGATCGGATCGACGACTTCGAGACGGACGTCGAGGATCGGACGGTCAAGAAGGAGTCGATCGAGAGCGAACTCAAACGCTACGTCCGCCGCCGGGTCCGCCGCGGGCACGCCCACGGCTGGGGGCCCTACATCGTGCTCCTGTACGGGACGGCGATGGCCATCGCCGCGTTTTACTTCCTCTCGGGCGGCTGGGCGATCCTCGCGATGTTCGTCGTCTGGACGTCCACGCTCGGCGTCTACGTGCTGATGGTGCTGTTCGGGTTCGGCCTCTCGCTGCTCGGCGCACCCGGCCGCCTGCGCGATCGGATCGGCGACTGGCGGTCCTGACGGCCGTCGAACGGCGCCCCCTCGATCGGTAACGACAGACCCCGGTCCTCGAACCGCCGGTACGATGCGGTTCGAATCGACGCCGACGGCTCCCGTGGAGCCGATGTCGCGGGATACGAGAACGGGAACAAAACGCGAACCGCAACCGAACCGGATTCGGGGTGATGCGCCGGTTAGAACGT
The nucleotide sequence above comes from Halosolutus halophilus. Encoded proteins:
- a CDS encoding S-layer protein; its protein translation is MVQKSLSRRRFGSTIASLTTVALAGCSDETADDENDSDENDEFELDNPGELTINLENEDGDPISTGVEVTIAHDEEDTTLHYGQEIQNGQIVVSTLVHTGDHTITVESLDDEFETVEESVTVEEETDEEVTIVLEGASGDSDDAN
- a CDS encoding tRNA (guanine(26)-N(2))-dimethyltransferase produces the protein MRVTEGGVELEVPGEQTEGVEEAVFYNPRQELNRDLTIATLRAFRDREPRAESYLDAMTASGIRGVRAAVDGWDVTCCDVDEEAVDLARENLGRNDLEATVEHRNVNGLMHDEVFDVIDLDPYGTPMPFADAAFANCRDLVCVTATDTAPLCGAHFDSGVRSYSAVPRNTDYHPEMGVRILLSALARSAARFDVGVEPILTHATSHYVRTYLELDHRATSADAAIDELGHVYHCEDCLYREHDPGLIADPIETCPHCGDDRMLAAGPVWLGPVHDHDFVEAVRAAVPDAFGTAEKARELCETLAAELDTPTHYDQHKLCRNWGLPANAMDDFLADLRDAGHAASRAHYGGTTFKTDASVGEIRAATEDNLD
- a CDS encoding YgaP family membrane protein; this translates as MEKNVGGYDRGIRFIVGPVLLIVGIAAVAGLLSIAAGAVGAALAVLALVVGAVLTTTAITQKCPMNSLLGVNTYKGMARSESETGDPQAGRPS
- a CDS encoding YihY/virulence factor BrkB family protein, producing the protein MIDYRQGLAFTRRLAGLAKREQLTLLAAGVAFYGFISLVPLALLTVALAASIGGEALAIRLSTAASDVLTPSAQELLAETIVDETGRTGATIVGILGLLWGSSRVLWGLDRAFSLVYGTGGTKSLLDTIWDATIVFAVIALGLAFVGALEIGIRVFPFAGVFVVGQLFVLLGLVATFLPLYVVFPDVDVGFREALPGTVFAAIGWYVLSRTFSLYAGLAGDYAVYGALGAVFLVLVWLYAGAIVLVFGALLNAVLATREVDRQLQSPRARQFSTEAMTDDATGADEGEGGGHDESAGAGGEPDHDEGASIDREPGDEPTGQRSRTTARTRDRSADPEALREEIERLRDRIDDFETDVEDRTVKKESIESELKRYVRRRVRRGHAHGWGPYIVLLYGTAMAIAAFYFLSGGWAILAMFVVWTSTLGVYVLMVLFGFGLSLLGAPGRLRDRIGDWRS